The following proteins are co-located in the Maridesulfovibrio sp. genome:
- a CDS encoding glutamate ligase domain-containing protein yields MKFKNFVEFSGYLDNLGLFHMDLSLGRMEEFVRNWGGKSSFPVIHIVGTNGKGSTTSYLTSIGFEYGLKVGTFTSPHFVTPRERITINGFMLSEEEWCELANQVMDIAPDAGLTYFELLTCMALVAFKNNGVDLAVMEAGLGGRYDATNTVDPDLTVFTPIGLDHEKVLGSTIDLIAADKADAMRENGTAITAVQVSEAKAVLESRAKELGCELYHIKDQEIVAGLNPSLAGEHQKQNAGLAACAWRLFCGKSDVEFDAEKVRSGVEKAFIAGRLQIITSDRTYILDGAHNSHAFAALEAELARTGIKPDAIIFACMKDKDLAPVKETLFRLTDGLIIASGIEGNERAYPYKDLAAVLGERAKPAKTIDDAISMLNSGEKTVLICGSLYLLAAFYTRYPEFLEK; encoded by the coding sequence TTGAAATTTAAAAATTTTGTAGAATTCAGTGGTTATCTGGATAACCTTGGCCTTTTTCATATGGATTTGAGCCTCGGCAGAATGGAAGAGTTTGTCCGTAACTGGGGTGGAAAGTCCAGCTTTCCTGTGATCCATATTGTCGGAACCAACGGTAAAGGCTCAACTACATCATACCTTACCTCTATTGGATTTGAATACGGGCTTAAGGTCGGGACTTTTACCTCGCCTCATTTTGTTACCCCTCGGGAACGTATCACTATTAACGGTTTCATGCTTTCTGAGGAAGAGTGGTGCGAACTGGCTAATCAGGTTATGGACATCGCCCCTGATGCAGGTTTGACTTACTTTGAGTTGTTAACCTGCATGGCGCTGGTGGCGTTCAAAAATAATGGCGTTGATCTGGCGGTTATGGAAGCCGGGCTTGGCGGTCGTTATGACGCCACCAATACGGTTGATCCAGATTTGACCGTATTTACCCCTATTGGTCTGGACCATGAGAAGGTGCTCGGATCGACTATTGATCTGATTGCAGCAGATAAGGCTGATGCCATGCGTGAGAACGGAACCGCCATTACTGCCGTGCAGGTTTCCGAAGCTAAGGCGGTGCTTGAGTCACGTGCTAAGGAATTAGGTTGTGAACTTTATCATATAAAAGATCAGGAGATTGTTGCGGGCCTTAATCCGTCTCTTGCCGGGGAGCACCAGAAACAAAATGCCGGGCTAGCGGCTTGTGCGTGGCGTTTGTTCTGCGGTAAATCAGATGTTGAGTTTGACGCAGAGAAGGTCCGCAGCGGGGTGGAAAAGGCATTCATTGCCGGAAGGTTACAGATTATAACGTCGGACAGGACTTACATTCTTGATGGAGCGCACAACTCTCATGCATTTGCGGCACTTGAAGCCGAGCTGGCACGTACTGGAATTAAACCGGACGCCATCATTTTCGCCTGTATGAAGGATAAGGATCTTGCTCCGGTGAAGGAAACCCTTTTCCGTTTGACCGACGGCCTGATTATCGCCAGCGGAATTGAAGGTAATGAACGGGCATATCCATATAAAGATTTGGCTGCGGTCCTCGGAGAACGAGCAAAACCTGCCAAAACTATTGACGATGCCATCTCAATGCTTAATTCCGGTGAGAAAACAGTTCTAATCTGCGGGTCCTTGTATTTGCTGGCAGCTTTTTATACAAGATACCCAGAATTTCTGGAAAAATGA
- a CDS encoding aminopeptidase has product MNKQLEHEPKSCWEIFKDEEHQQGMDDLAARYIDFLTRCKTERETIKYVEEKLIEAGFEDYLGADQCFRSFRDKTIFIARKGKKPLSQGFRLVGAHADTPRLDLKQHPLYEDLGMSMAKTHYYGGIRKYQWLARPLAMHGVVVKADGTKVDVVIGEDPNDPVLSILDLLPHLAYKQVEKKVTDAFEAEKLNILMGHSLSFSKGEQDEADGNDTPSVKRKVLELLNEKYDIVEEDLFSAEMHIVPAGPARYVGLDKSIVGGYGQDDRSCVFLSLEAFLNAPEPEHAQIVLFYDKEEVGSEGSTGAKSLFFEYCLEDLIDAWEPNAKMSRVMMAGKALSTDVHAAIDPDYQDVHEKLNSAYLGYGPCFCKFTGHRGKVGANDAHPEFVAWLRNILSDAGAPWQMAELGKVDLGGGGTVAKFLALYGMDVIDFGPPVLSMHSPFELTSKADLYATELAFRTFLKN; this is encoded by the coding sequence ATGAATAAACAACTTGAACATGAACCGAAAAGCTGCTGGGAAATCTTTAAAGACGAAGAACATCAGCAGGGTATGGATGATCTTGCAGCCCGTTACATTGACTTCCTGACCCGCTGCAAAACCGAACGCGAAACTATCAAATACGTCGAAGAAAAACTGATAGAAGCAGGTTTTGAAGATTACCTCGGAGCCGATCAGTGCTTCCGTTCTTTCCGGGATAAAACAATTTTTATTGCCCGCAAGGGTAAAAAGCCGCTCTCTCAGGGGTTTCGTCTGGTTGGTGCTCATGCCGATACGCCGCGTCTCGACCTGAAGCAGCATCCTCTGTACGAAGATCTTGGTATGTCCATGGCTAAGACACACTACTATGGGGGCATTCGCAAATATCAGTGGCTGGCAAGACCTTTGGCCATGCATGGTGTGGTAGTTAAAGCTGACGGAACCAAGGTTGACGTTGTTATAGGTGAAGATCCTAATGATCCGGTTCTTTCCATTCTGGATCTGCTTCCTCACCTTGCTTATAAGCAGGTGGAGAAGAAGGTTACCGATGCTTTTGAAGCCGAAAAACTGAATATTCTTATGGGGCATTCCCTTTCTTTCTCCAAAGGTGAACAAGATGAGGCAGACGGCAACGATACTCCTTCTGTAAAACGCAAGGTGCTTGAGCTGCTTAACGAGAAGTACGACATCGTTGAAGAAGATCTGTTCAGCGCGGAAATGCATATTGTTCCCGCTGGTCCTGCTCGTTACGTCGGTCTGGATAAGTCAATTGTGGGCGGTTACGGACAGGATGACCGTTCATGCGTATTTCTCTCTCTGGAAGCATTTCTCAATGCTCCTGAGCCTGAACATGCCCAGATAGTACTTTTCTACGACAAAGAAGAGGTCGGTTCAGAAGGTTCTACCGGTGCGAAGTCTCTCTTCTTCGAATACTGCCTTGAAGACCTGATTGATGCATGGGAACCCAACGCTAAGATGTCCCGGGTTATGATGGCTGGTAAGGCTCTTTCCACAGACGTGCATGCTGCAATCGACCCCGACTATCAGGATGTGCACGAGAAGCTCAACTCCGCCTATCTTGGTTACGGTCCCTGCTTCTGCAAATTCACCGGACATCGCGGTAAGGTCGGTGCTAACGATGCTCACCCTGAGTTTGTGGCATGGCTGCGTAATATCCTGAGTGATGCCGGAGCACCGTGGCAGATGGCCGAGCTTGGCAAGGTCGATCTTGGCGGTGGTGGAACAGTCGCTAAATTCCTCGCTCTCTACGGCATGGACGTTATCGATTTCGGACCTCCGGTGCTCTCCATGCACAGCCCGTTCGAGTTGACCAGTAAGGCTGACCTGTACGCTACTGAACTGGCATTTAGGACTTTCTTGAAGAATTAA
- the selA gene encoding L-seryl-tRNA(Sec) selenium transferase, giving the protein MSNLFKYLPSVDSVLTRLEEEGVIDGLPRTLSRDLVNGFLDVCREEIKGGVITEEKQLSPDVLFPRLTCHVRAGAKPHFRRVLNGTGVVVHTNLGRSLLAQSAVKAVTEACACYSNLEFDLKTGERGSRYSHVEKLICEITGAEAALVVNNNASAVLITLETLAKGREAIVSRGQLVEIGGSFRIPDVMTKSGAFLREVGATNRTHLRDYENAINEETALLMKVHTSNFRVIGFTKEVSGGELAELGRKHDLPVYEDLGSGNLTNFSGLGLMREPTVQEVVAEDVDVVSFSGDKVLGGPQAGIIVGKKKYIDAIKKNPLNRAVRIDKMTLAALEATLRLYLDPETAKREVPTVRMITEKPENLKKQAQALARTLRRELGETAEIGVRAGVSRVGGGAFPEQDLKTFLVSVVPSAKVTVEELKEGLLSTEPPLIGRIEEDAFCLDPRTLSREEYRLCAEAISQILKG; this is encoded by the coding sequence TTGTCCAATCTTTTTAAATATCTTCCGTCTGTTGATTCTGTACTGACTCGTCTTGAAGAAGAGGGTGTAATTGATGGATTGCCGAGGACCCTTTCCCGTGATCTGGTTAACGGCTTTCTTGATGTCTGCCGTGAGGAAATCAAGGGTGGTGTTATCACTGAGGAAAAACAGCTTTCCCCGGATGTTCTTTTTCCGCGCTTAACCTGCCATGTGCGGGCTGGAGCAAAACCGCATTTTCGGCGTGTGCTTAACGGAACCGGGGTGGTGGTGCACACCAACCTTGGACGTTCCCTGCTGGCACAGTCCGCTGTTAAAGCTGTGACCGAAGCGTGCGCCTGCTATTCCAACCTTGAATTCGACCTCAAGACTGGAGAGCGGGGCAGCCGTTACAGTCATGTGGAAAAGCTGATCTGCGAAATTACCGGGGCAGAGGCTGCTCTGGTAGTCAACAATAACGCCTCGGCGGTACTTATTACCCTCGAAACCCTTGCCAAAGGTCGTGAGGCAATTGTCTCCCGCGGGCAATTGGTTGAGATAGGAGGCTCTTTCCGTATTCCGGATGTTATGACCAAGAGCGGTGCTTTTCTGCGCGAAGTCGGTGCTACTAACCGCACCCATCTGCGTGATTACGAAAATGCCATCAATGAGGAAACTGCGCTGCTGATGAAGGTGCATACCTCCAATTTCCGGGTTATCGGTTTCACCAAGGAAGTTTCCGGCGGTGAACTGGCTGAACTGGGCCGCAAGCATGACCTTCCGGTTTATGAAGACCTCGGCAGCGGTAACCTGACTAATTTTTCCGGTCTCGGCCTGATGCGCGAACCCACTGTGCAGGAAGTTGTGGCCGAAGATGTGGACGTAGTTTCATTTTCCGGTGACAAAGTTCTCGGTGGACCGCAGGCCGGGATAATTGTCGGTAAAAAGAAATATATCGATGCGATCAAGAAAAATCCGCTCAACCGTGCGGTTCGCATTGATAAAATGACTCTTGCTGCCCTTGAAGCAACTCTGCGGCTTTATCTTGATCCTGAGACAGCCAAGCGCGAAGTTCCCACTGTACGTATGATTACCGAGAAACCTGAGAATCTAAAAAAGCAGGCTCAAGCTCTTGCACGCACTTTGCGGCGTGAATTGGGTGAGACTGCTGAGATCGGCGTACGTGCGGGTGTTTCCCGCGTAGGTGGCGGGGCATTCCCGGAGCAGGATTTGAAAACTTTTCTGGTTAGCGTTGTTCCTAGCGCTAAAGTGACTGTTGAAGAGTTAAAAGAAGGACTTCTTTCAACTGAACCGCCGTTGATAGGACGAATTGAAGAAGACGCATTCTGTCTCGACCCAAGAACACTGAGCCGCGAAGAATACAGACTCTGCGCTGAAGCAATTTCGCAGATTTTAAAAGGATAA